In Persephonella sp. IF05-L8, the following are encoded in one genomic region:
- a CDS encoding RAMP superfamily CRISPR-associated protein yields MSENTQAKNNNQEQNPENIEIFALATDPIYIGTGGYTIGRVDNTIVRDPITNVPKIPGSSLAGTWRYYTVLETLKDIKDKQPDWDEIKASEGSTIGEKLEKVDWKENPSEGWKAFPGNKIMKITCAGQDNIPQEELSNAPFATDRDGKTGHCGHCIVCKGFGFSKKDISWQGQIFFSDLNIIFFPVFTIKGTKWITTVSRLKEIKLRDIDSKAGKEQDDENLCFVFEKLAEDESVGHINLGWLYLPYKIENNESLKNNIQKILENLKFQVSFSLKDIIIVPDSLFSHIVNSNLEVRTSVSIDPITGAAKEGALFTSEAIPRGTIFYGNIRIFDKKVFEGIEEKLKPLPEKKQLCEALENSRHYYETLGIGGMTTRGFGRLKITSPNWKEEDKNE; encoded by the coding sequence ATGAGTGAAAATACACAGGCAAAGAATAATAACCAAGAACAAAATCCAGAGAATATTGAAATTTTCGCATTAGCCACAGACCCAATTTACATAGGAACTGGAGGTTATACAATAGGTAGAGTTGATAATACAATCGTCAGAGACCCAATAACAAATGTTCCTAAAATCCCTGGAAGTAGCTTAGCAGGGACTTGGCGGTATTATACTGTTTTAGAAACTTTAAAAGATATAAAAGACAAACAGCCTGATTGGGATGAGATAAAAGCCAGTGAAGGAAGTACTATTGGCGAGAAATTGGAAAAAGTTGATTGGAAAGAAAATCCATCTGAAGGCTGGAAAGCTTTTCCAGGAAACAAAATAATGAAAATAACTTGTGCAGGTCAAGATAATATTCCTCAAGAAGAATTATCTAATGCACCATTTGCAACAGATAGAGATGGAAAAACTGGACATTGTGGACATTGTATTGTCTGTAAAGGATTTGGATTTTCTAAAAAAGATATAAGTTGGCAAGGGCAAATATTTTTTAGTGATTTGAATATTATCTTCTTTCCTGTTTTTACAATAAAGGGAACAAAATGGATAACAACTGTTTCAAGATTGAAAGAAATTAAATTAAGAGATATAGATAGTAAGGCAGGAAAAGAACAAGATGATGAAAATCTATGTTTCGTTTTTGAAAAGCTCGCAGAAGATGAAAGTGTTGGGCATATAAATTTAGGGTGGCTATATTTACCTTATAAGATTGAGAACAATGAAAGTTTGAAGAATAACATTCAAAAAATATTAGAAAACTTGAAATTTCAAGTTAGTTTTTCTTTAAAAGATATAATCATTGTCCCAGACAGCCTATTTTCTCATATAGTAAACTCAAACCTTGAAGTCAGAACTTCTGTATCAATTGACCCAATCACTGGAGCAGCAAAAGAAGGAGCATTATTCACTTCAGAGGCAATCCCAAGGGGAACAATTTTTTATGGGAATATAAGAATTTTTGACAAAAAAGTTTTTGAAGGCATAGAAGAAAAGCTAAAACCCTTACCTGAAAAAAAACAACTTTGTGAAGCATTAGAAAATAGCAGGCATTACTATGAAACTCTTGGTATTGGCGGAATGACTACAAGAGGCTTTGGAAGGTTAAAAATAACATCTCCTAATTGGAAAGAGGAGGATAAAAATGAGTAA